The following are encoded in a window of Pseudomonas sp. JQ170C genomic DNA:
- a CDS encoding SCO family protein, whose protein sequence is MRSVDWLALGACLWILSSVAFAHEGHQAGPDCGRSGLDPRCDLPDTTQSRVKPAPTASTHDAQAYFTDSLVQDQNGRTLRFYSDVLKDKVVMLNVIFTHCNDACPLITRKLREVREAMGEEQASKVTFISLSSDPTNDTPQVLKEFAQKQGVDGPNWLFLTGDKAQMDLVLARLGHLIPSPEQHSTQLIAGDVANKRWSKIRPDAPAQAIAQRLQLLSQPLAGR, encoded by the coding sequence ATGCGCAGTGTCGACTGGCTGGCCCTGGGGGCCTGCCTGTGGATTCTGAGCAGCGTGGCCTTTGCCCATGAAGGCCACCAGGCCGGGCCTGACTGCGGCAGGAGCGGGCTTGACCCGCGATGCGATTTGCCTGATACGACGCAATCGCGGGTCAAGCCCGCTCCTACGGCGTCCACCCACGACGCCCAGGCGTACTTCACCGACAGCCTGGTGCAGGATCAGAACGGCCGCACCCTGCGCTTCTACAGCGATGTATTGAAGGACAAGGTGGTGATGCTCAATGTGATCTTCACCCACTGCAACGACGCCTGCCCACTGATCACCCGCAAGCTGCGCGAAGTCCGCGAGGCCATGGGCGAGGAGCAGGCCAGCAAGGTGACCTTCATCTCCCTGAGCAGTGACCCGACCAACGACACCCCGCAGGTGCTCAAGGAGTTTGCCCAGAAGCAAGGGGTGGACGGGCCCAACTGGCTGTTCCTGACCGGTGACAAAGCGCAGATGGACCTGGTGCTGGCACGCCTGGGGCACCTGATTCCCAGCCCTGAACAGCATTCCACCCAATTGATTGCCGGTGACGTGGCCAACAAACGCTGGAGCAAGATCCGCCCCGACGCGCCTGCCCAGGCCATCGCCCAGCGCCTGCAACTGCTGTCGCAACCGCTGGCCGGACGTTGA